The Pygocentrus nattereri isolate fPygNat1 chromosome 1, fPygNat1.pri, whole genome shotgun sequence genome window below encodes:
- the lum gene encoding lumican yields MFPLRFLLFGSLASLCICQYYDYDYEPAPQSVVSAPHCVQECDCPINFPTAMYCHGRNLKFVPIVPTGIKYLYLQDNQIEEIKAGVFDNVTDLRWLVLDNNQISSDKIQSGTIDKLGSLEKLYFSNNKLTKPPGPLSKSMDELKLIGNDLTSFPSGTLSGMENLTTVYLSKNKLTSESIAGAFKGLKSLMLLDVSENKLKKLPAGMPSSLLMLYADNNDIDSIPGGYLAKMPELQYLRVSHNKLVDSGIPAGVFNVTSLLELDLSFNKLQSIPEVNEALEHLYLQVNQINKFDLASICKFTSPVNYSRLKTLRLDGNNITHSNMPVDSANCLRQASEVIFD; encoded by the exons ATGTTCCCTCTCCGCTTTCTCCTTTTTGGAAGCCTGGCCAGCCTGTGCATCTGCCAGTACTATGACTATGACTACGAACCTGCTCCACAGTCTGTGGTGTCTGCACCCCACTGTGTCCAGGAGTGTGACTGTCCTATCAACTTCCCCACTGCCATGTACTGCCATGGGCGCAATCTGAAGTTCGTTCCCATTGTCCCCACTGGAATCAAATACCTCTACCTGCAGGACAACCAGATCGAAGAGATCAAGGCAGGTGTTTTTGACAATGTCACTGATTTGCGCTGGCTTGTTCTTGACAACAATCAGATCTCCAGTGACAAGATCCAGTCGGGGACCATTGACAAACTGGGTAGCCTGGAGAAGCTCTACTTCAGCAACAACAAGCTGACCAAACCTCCCGGTCCTCTCTCCAAGTCCATGGATGAGCTAAAATTAATTGGCAACGACCTCACGTCATTCCCCTCAGGCACGCTGTCTGGCATGGAGAACCTCACCACTGTCTACCTGTCCAAGAACAAGCTGACCTCTGAGAGCATCGCTGGGGCCTTCAAAGGGCTAAAGTCGTTGATGTTGCTGGATGTGAGTGAGAACAAGCTAAAGAAGCTCCCAGCAGGCATGCCTTCTTCCCTGCTGATGCTCTACGCTGACAACAATGACATCGACAGCATCCCAGGTGGCTACCTGGCCAAAATGCCAGAGCTGCAATATCTTCGTGTCTCCCACAACAAGCTGGTGGACTCTGGGATTCCAGCAGGAGTGTTCAATGTGACCTCTCTCTTGGAACTGGACCTGTCTTTCAACAAGCTACAGTCCATCCCTGAGGTCAATGAAGCGCTTGAGCACCTGTACCTGCAAGTCAATCAAATTAACA AGTTTGACCTGGCTAGCATCTGCAAGTTCACTTCACCTGTAAACTACTCCAGACTGAAGACCCTGCGCCTGGACGGGAACAACATCACCCACAGTAACATGCCTGTTGACTCGGCCAACTGTCTTCGCCAAGCTTCTGAGGTCATTTTCGATTAG